A stretch of Electrophorus electricus isolate fEleEle1 chromosome 3, fEleEle1.pri, whole genome shotgun sequence DNA encodes these proteins:
- the kif26bb gene encoding kinesin-like protein KIF26B isoform X4, producing the protein MGSSEIDKSQRYLSQMTCNKLGSRFSGTKSRTALVSFPCVERPSPEGAGASGDAHGATLKTADFSSAGCLVGPSGRTVSGFKLSLESIAGCSGYNSIKSFGVKDKTPPIPDTGLLCEECVARVDVFREKARRLLTEGHFSTNMSQDALNKKKEDEKATSPATVLCQFSGPLHFNTSKVSTMLPAGTSAAVSFIVRAVQKLNLTSRRRKQRSDDRYPTNFSALLHKAPPPVPSNLFHSASKGREIPETGKVKVMLRVSPFPRADTSRSQALKLDLRRRQVIVVEPTNKSRHGRLSEGTAFTPKAFTFDAAFGPGSSQAEVCERSLLEVLQSVVAGSDGCLLSFGQTKEGMSYTMIGRDDCTSSAGIIPCAISWLFKLLNKKKDRTWANISVSVSAVEVCGETEVIRDLLADIESGDRKDTHKSNVCLQEDPICGIKVCNNSVLSAPTAERAAFLLDAALVSRRTGMAGQGGTSLHNCHMFYTLHVCQKHIECSTKSGMYVDQSKLSLIDLGSCMRESNKTNTAVCLVDLGNVIMAKLSGHKHLPNKGSKLAMLMQECLGNVNCCTTIIAHISTSHEDVSETLCTIQIVSQIRRLQKKTRKSASSSPGGRSLGKERKMNTSPRLRAFRSTGTLNRDFSLPSLFDDPEECSGSDKSCDAVICVDPNGCANLDQEVNASQEFLPIIPSLQRSKGGLKVSTSTKHCDLLWPASQNPRAPKMETKTQTTQQKSLGCGIPDLECLKCNTFAELQNRLVCIDGIDVAGVNSCKEQAANTVIISEPLSGKTTKIHTEQPEIQGFPRKKDIHDKGLGYSIQRNTPMKNTAERPYSHISQTKAVPKILHGSSRLVNNSIKCKQTSGPSETETMHMTPSLQPPIEGLSSEDSTLPPKVRISPLGKSSSTLSASPASFPITLNEVPMENQKEMKATITVTVQQPLDLNGHDEVVYSVVEEVTISGAVNKNKHAKIANITDSNSSKSLASELQPVMIISSVGGEQAAADSESQLQSLEKIYKTSGLSEGKAIPLAPNFVVNPQIDNNTSQLGNSSEESQNKIQNTMKHVSEGPITQYEVLNFREHSCEIRLDQNATKRKCNQGNRQNSKESSGSFSPVNQMLADGYRIEPQKDPVSSCFAHGTSSPTRGWLSTEKQDDHKDSLHTSMKRDRESKCGSSRTTLERKLCPVKHGFMEWAGERDSSPPVQKPDKNSPNKRNRKPFMTSCLELDRPIPDSKHNKNTPKSPVEDSSKLFSAKLEQLASRSRSRGRSRLDCFEFRFVEQCTNVCSQDCSGRLVGGGTLPRVTKRHFEHGHYMALGSKGNLEGNYAQAKGMTPLAEKTYEEDLSQASCSLKIVPRFHPMHNVVDSDTPQPSKPSQSKMSNEKKMLPSPKMSGTIPKNSCVSPRSTRHSINRSSSLSPDGFSVKKISWSSQSLSRKQGKASISSKNPGRALNGRVELLRTGGDSLRNSSQSSLDTDDPEESNEKLKLLTRPLPSPYSRITAPRKPSHCSGNVSDNTSVLSGELPPAMCKTALLYHRNSTVSSGYESLRRDSEAMCSSTSTHDSISDHSFFFSSPRSSKKRNSAASHQRRSSQDTVLSERRSASGSKICWVDRGTSESYEIKVYEIDSVAGLKKRGETGNKSVVCFSAKLKFLEHEEQRIVEVRAKYTNLKREIELVKQHLIVDPLKRTLDLWQTFEGDSLEQGEALELVTKWLES; encoded by the exons atgGGGTCCTCGGAAATAGACAAAAGTCAAAGATAC CTCTCGCAGATGACCTGTAACAAACTCGGTTCCCGGTTCAGCGGGACAAAGAGTCGCACAGCGCTAGTGAGCTTTCCGTGCGTAGAGCGTCCCTCGCCCGAAGGCGCCGGCGCTTCAGGTGATGCCCACGGCGCCACACTGAAGACGGCCGATTTCTCGTCCGCGGGTTGTCTGGTCGGTCCCTCTGGACGCACTGTCTCAGGATTCAAACTGTCCTTGGAATCCATCGCCGGTTGTTCGGGATACAACTCTATCAAGTCCTTTGGGGTGAAAGACAAGACCCCGCCGATACCCGACACGGGACTTCTGTGCGAAGAATGTGTCGCCCGCGTGGATGTCTTCAGGGAGAAAGCGCGAAGGCTGTTAACTGAAGGACACTTTTCTACCAAC ATGTCCCAGGATGCTCTGAATAAGAAGAAGGAGGATGAGAAGGCTACATCACCAGCCACGGTGCTCTGCCAGTTCAGTGGTCCCCTACACTTCAACACATCCAAAGTCTCCACAATGCTGCCTGCAGGAAcctctgctgctgtctccttCATTGTCAG GGCTGTCCAGAAGCTGAACTTGACCTCACGACGGAGGAAGCAGCGCTCTGACGACCGCTATCCAACCAACTTCAGTGCTCTTCTCCACAAGGCGCCTCCTCCTGTGCCCTCAAACCTCTTCCACAGTGCCAGCAAGGGCAGGGAGATTCCAGAGACAGGGAAG GTTAAAGTGATGTTGCGTGTCAGTCCGTTCCCCAGGGCAGACACGTCCCGGTCACAAGCTCTCAAACTGGACCTACGCAGGAGACAGGTCATAGTAGTAGAACCCACCAACAAAAGCAGACACGGGCGTTTGTCTGAGGGCACTGCATTCACCCCAAAGGCCTTCACCTTCGATGCTGCTTTTGGCCCCGGGTCTTCCCAG GCTGAGGTGTGCGAAAGGAGTTTGCTTGAGGTTCTTCAGTCTGTGGTCGCTGGATCTGATGGCTGCCTTCTGAGCTTTGGGCAAACCAAAGAAG GAATGTCTTACACAATGATTGGGCGGGATGATTGCACATCAAGTGCTGGAATAATCCCTTGTGCCATCTCTTGGCTTTTCAAGCTTCTTAACAAGAAGAAGGACAGAACATGGGCAAATATTTCAGTATCTGTGTCAGCTGTGGAAGTCTGTGGAGAGACCGAGGTCATCAGGGACTTGCTGGCTGATATTGAGTCAGGCGATCGCAAGGACACCCATAAGTCAAACGTTTGTCTCCAAGAGGACCCTATCTGTGGAATAAAG gtTTGCAACAACAGTGTGCTGAGCGCTCCTACggcagagagagcagctttcCTGCTTGATGCAGCTCTAGTGTCTCGGCGCACCGGCATGGCAGGACAAGGCGGGACATCCCTGCACAACTGTCACATGTTCTACACCCTTCATGTCTGCCAGAAACACATAGAGTGTAGCACCAAATCGGGAA TGTATGTGGACCAAAGCAAGCTAAGCCTAATTGACCTGGGTAGCTGTATGAGAGAGAGCAATAAGACCAATACAGCAGTGTGCCTTGTTGACCTTGGTAATGTCATTATGGCCAAGCTGAGTGGGCATAAACATCTCCCTAACAA GGGAAGCAAACTGGCCATGCTTATGCAAGAATGTCTGGGCAATGTCAACTGCTGCACCACAATTATAGCCCATATTTCCACGTCACATGAAGATGTCTCAGAGACTCTTTGCACCATTCAGATTGTCTCTCAGATTCGGAGATTACAAAAGAAGACCAGG AAATCTGCTTCCAGCTCACCTGGCGGAAGAAGCTTGggcaaagaaaggaaaatgaacaCTTCCCCCAGACTAAGAGCATTTCGGTCTACAGGTACATTAAATCGTGATTTCTCTCTGCCTAGCCTCTTCGATGACCCAGAAGAATGCTCTGGAAGTGACAAGTCATGTGATGCTGTTATCTGTGTGGATCCAAATGGGTGTGCCAATTTGGACCAAGAGGTCAATGCAAGTCAAGAGTTTTTGCCAATAATTCCGTCCTTGCAAAGGAGCAAGGGAGGCTTAAAAGTGTCTACCTCTACAAAGCACTGTGATCTCTTATGGCCAGCATCTCAAAACCCACGTGCAccaaaaatggaaacaaaaactCAGACCACTCAACAAAAATCATTAGGGTGTGGTATTCCTGACTTGGAGTGCCTCAAGTGTAACACCTTTGCGGAGCTGCAGAATCGATTGGTGTGCATAGATGGAATTGATGTGGCTGGTGTGAATTCTTGCAAGGAGCAGGCAGCTAATACTGTGATCATATCAGAACCTCTCTCAGGCAAAACCACTAAAATCCATACTGAACAACCAGAGATCCAAGGGTTtccaagaaaaaaagacattcatGACAAAGGATTAGGATATTCCATTCAGAGAAATACCCCAATGAAGAACACAGCGGAAAGACCTTATAGTCATATTAGTCAAACAAAAGCAGTTCCAAAGATTCTCCATGGTTCCTCAAGGCTTGTTAATAACTCTATAAAGTGTAAACAAACATCTGGACCTAGTGAAACTGAAACAATGCACATGACTCCTTCCTTACAGCCGCCAATAGAAGGACTGTCATCAGAAGACTCCACTCTGCCCCCTAAGGTTCGGATCTCTCCCCTAGGTAAAAGTTCCTCAACCTTGTCTGCTAGCCCTGCTTCTTTTCCTATCACTCTTAATGAAGTTCCCATGGAGAACCAAAAGGAAATGAAGGCCACAATCACTGTGACAGTTCAGCAGCCACTGGATCTGAATGGACATGATGAAGTTGTATATTCTGTGGTTGAGGAAGTGACAATCAGTGGGGCagttaataaaaacaaacatgcaaaaatagcTAATATTACTGACTCCAATTCTTCTAAGAGCTTGGCATCAGAATTGCAACCTGTGATGATTATCAGTAGTGTAGGAGGAGAACAGGCTGCAGCTGATTCTGAATCGCAACTTCAGTCtttagaaaaaatatataagacCTCAGGGTTATCTGAAGGCAAAGCCATTCCTTTGGCTCCAAACTTTGTTGTCAACCCACAGATTGACAACAACACTTCTCAGCTTGGTAATAGCTCAGAAGAGTCTCAGAATAAAATTCAGAATACCATGAAACATGTCTCGGAAGGACCCATTACCCAGTATGAGGTTTTAAATTTCAGAGAGCACTCATGTGAGATTAGACTAGATCAGAATGCTACTAAGCGAAAGTGTAACCAAGGTAACAGGCAAAATTCTAAAGAGAGCAGTGGCAGCTTCTCTCCAGTTAATCAGATGTTAGCAGATGGTTACAGGATAGAACCACAAAAAGATCCAGTTAGTAGTTGCTTTGCCCATGGCACAAGCAGTCCTACAAGAGGCTGGCTCAGTACAGAAAAACAGGATGACCACAAAGACTCCCTTCATACCTCAATGAAACGGGACAGGGAGTCCAAGTGTGGAAGCTCAAGAACAACACTCGAACGAAAACTGTGTCCCGTCAAACATGGTTTCATGGAATGGGCAGGAGAAAGAGACTCAAGCCCACCAGTGCAGAAACCAGATAAAAACAGCCCCaataagagaaacagaaaacccTTTATGACTTCATGCCTAGAGTTAGACCGACCCATCCCAGAcagtaaacacaacaaaaataccCCCAAATCCCCCGTTGAGGACAGCAGTAAGCTATTTAGTGCAAAACTTGAACAGTTAGCAAGCAGAAGCCGATCCCGGGGTAGATCACGTTTAGACTGCTTTGAATTCAGATTCGTTGAGCAGTGCACTAATGTTTGTAGTCAGGACTGTTCAGGAAGATTGGTGGGTGGTGGTACCTTACCAAGGGTCACCAAGAGACATTTTGAGCATGGCCATTACATGGCCTTGGGTTCTAAAGGAAATTTGGAGGGAAACTATGCTCAGGCCAAAGGTATGACCCCACTGGCTGAGAAGACCTATGAAGAGGACCTATCTCAGGCTAGCTGTAGTCTCAAGATAGTTCCAAGGTTTCACCCTATGCACAATGTTGTTGACAGTGATACACCCCAGCCTTCCAAACCAAGTCAGTCgaaaatgtcaaatgaaaaaaaaatgttgcccAGTCCCAAGATGTCAGGAACTATACCCAAGAATTCATGTGTATCTCCCAGATCTACCAGGCACTCAATTAATAGGAGCTCAAGCCTTTCTCCTGATGGATTCTCTGTGAAAAAAATCTCATGGTCCTCTCAGTCTTTATCTCGAAAGCAAGGGAAAGCTTCTATCTCTTCTAAAAATCCTGGCAGAGCCCTGAATGGAAGGGTTGAGCTACTTAGAACAGGTGGAGATTCTCTCCGCAACTCCAGCCAAAGTAGCTTGGACACTGATGACCCTGAAGAATCAAACGAAAAACTGAAATTGTTGACTCGCCCCTTACCTTCCCCATACAGTAGAATCACAGCCCCACGTAAACCGAGCCACTGCAGCGGGAATGTCAGTGACAACACCAGTGTTCTAAGCGGGGAGCTTCCCCCGGCCATGTGTAAGACTGCCTTGCTGTATCATCGCAACAGCACAGTCAGCAGCGGCTATGAGAGCTTGAGAAGGGACAGTGAGGCCATGTGCAGTAGCACATCAACACATGACTCCATCAGTGATCACAGCTTCTTCTTCAGCTCACCAAGAAGTTCCAAGAAAAGAAACAGTGCAG CATCTCATCAAAGACGTTCATCGCAGGATACCGTCCTTTCTGAAAGGAGGTCTGCAAGTGGGTCTAAAATCTGCTGGGTAGATCGGGGAACCTCAGAGTCATATGAAATCAAAGTCTATGAAATTGACAGCGTGGCTGGAttgaagaagagaggagaaacaggGAACAAG AGTGTGGTCTGTTTCAGTGCCAAGCTAAAATTCCTGGAGCACGAAGAGCAGAGGATTGTGGAGGTGAGGGCCAAGTACACCAACctaaagagagagatagaactagtCAAGCAGCATCTGATAGTGGATCCACTGAAAAGGACTC TTGACCTTTGGCAGACATTTGAAGGTGACTCCCTAGAGCAGGGAGAAGCATTGGAATTGGTGACCAAGTGGCTGGAGAGTTGA
- the kif26bb gene encoding kinesin-like protein KIF26B isoform X2 — translation MTCNKLGSRFSGTKSRTALVSFPCVERPSPEGAGASGDAHGATLKTADFSSAGCLVGPSGRTVSGFKLSLESIAGCSGYNSIKSFGVKDKTPPIPDTGLLCEECVARVDVFREKARRLLTEGHFSTNDPKLSVLLCESLRVSADRCDVCSTHQSQLKQEAVRTLLTHDRAIWPGCVPANVAPGSPALGAHTLPRACGSRFPDSSPRQRPRSPDKHCWVTQPTHLHTLWPLSECNGVSSFSHTMSQDALNKKKEDEKATSPATVLCQFSGPLHFNTSKVSTMLPAGTSAAVSFIVRAVQKLNLTSRRRKQRSDDRYPTNFSALLHKAPPPVPSNLFHSASKGREIPETGKVKVMLRVSPFPRADTSRSQALKLDLRRRQVIVVEPTNKSRHGRLSEGTAFTPKAFTFDAAFGPGSSQAEVCERSLLEVLQSVVAGSDGCLLSFGQTKEGMSYTMIGRDDCTSSAGIIPCAISWLFKLLNKKKDRTWANISVSVSAVEVCGETEVIRDLLADIESGDRKDTHKSNVCLQEDPICGIKVCNNSVLSAPTAERAAFLLDAALVSRRTGMAGQGGTSLHNCHMFYTLHVCQKHIECSTKSGMYVDQSKLSLIDLGSCMRESNKTNTAVCLVDLGNVIMAKLSGHKHLPNKGSKLAMLMQECLGNVNCCTTIIAHISTSHEDVSETLCTIQIVSQIRRLQKKTRKSASSSPGGRSLGKERKMNTSPRLRAFRSTGTLNRDFSLPSLFDDPEECSGSDKSCDAVICVDPNGCANLDQEVNASQEFLPIIPSLQRSKGGLKVSTSTKHCDLLWPASQNPRAPKMETKTQTTQQKSLGCGIPDLECLKCNTFAELQNRLVCIDGIDVAGVNSCKEQAANTVIISEPLSGKTTKIHTEQPEIQGFPRKKDIHDKGLGYSIQRNTPMKNTAERPYSHISQTKAVPKILHGSSRLVNNSIKCKQTSGPSETETMHMTPSLQPPIEGLSSEDSTLPPKVRISPLGKSSSTLSASPASFPITLNEVPMENQKEMKATITVTVQQPLDLNGHDEVVYSVVEEVTISGAVNKNKHAKIANITDSNSSKSLASELQPVMIISSVGGEQAAADSESQLQSLEKIYKTSGLSEGKAIPLAPNFVVNPQIDNNTSQLGNSSEESQNKIQNTMKHVSEGPITQYEVLNFREHSCEIRLDQNATKRKCNQGNRQNSKESSGSFSPVNQMLADGYRIEPQKDPVSSCFAHGTSSPTRGWLSTEKQDDHKDSLHTSMKRDRESKCGSSRTTLERKLCPVKHGFMEWAGERDSSPPVQKPDKNSPNKRNRKPFMTSCLELDRPIPDSKHNKNTPKSPVEDSSKLFSAKLEQLASRSRSRGRSRLDCFEFRFVEQCTNVCSQDCSGRLVGGGTLPRVTKRHFEHGHYMALGSKGNLEGNYAQAKGMTPLAEKTYEEDLSQASCSLKIVPRFHPMHNVVDSDTPQPSKPSQSKMSNEKKMLPSPKMSGTIPKNSCVSPRSTRHSINRSSSLSPDGFSVKKISWSSQSLSRKQGKASISSKNPGRALNGRVELLRTGGDSLRNSSQSSLDTDDPEESNEKLKLLTRPLPSPYSRITAPRKPSHCSGNVSDNTSVLSGELPPAMCKTALLYHRNSTVSSGYESLRRDSEAMCSSTSTHDSISDHSFFFSSPRSSKKRNSAASHQRRSSQDTVLSERRSASGSKICWVDRGTSESYEIKVYEIDSVAGLKKRGETGNKSVVCFSAKLKFLEHEEQRIVEVRAKYTNLKREIELVKQHLIVDPLKRTLDLWQTFEGDSLEQGEALELVTKWLES, via the exons ATGACCTGTAACAAACTCGGTTCCCGGTTCAGCGGGACAAAGAGTCGCACAGCGCTAGTGAGCTTTCCGTGCGTAGAGCGTCCCTCGCCCGAAGGCGCCGGCGCTTCAGGTGATGCCCACGGCGCCACACTGAAGACGGCCGATTTCTCGTCCGCGGGTTGTCTGGTCGGTCCCTCTGGACGCACTGTCTCAGGATTCAAACTGTCCTTGGAATCCATCGCCGGTTGTTCGGGATACAACTCTATCAAGTCCTTTGGGGTGAAAGACAAGACCCCGCCGATACCCGACACGGGACTTCTGTGCGAAGAATGTGTCGCCCGCGTGGATGTCTTCAGGGAGAAAGCGCGAAGGCTGTTAACTGAAGGACACTTTTCTACCAAC GACCCGAAACTCTCCGTTCTCCTGTGCGAGAGCCTGCGGGTGAGTGCCGATCGCTGCGACGTCTGCTCCACACACCAGAGCCAGCTGAAGCAGGAGGCAGTGCGCACGCTCCTAACCCACGACCGCGCCATCTGGCCCGGCTGTGTCCCTGCCAACGTCGCGCCTGGGAGCCCCGCCTTAGGGGCTCACACCCTACCCAGAGCTTGTGGCTCCCGCTTCCCTGACTCTAGCCCCCGCCAGAGGCCCCGCAGCCCGGACAAACACTGCTGGGTCACACAACCCACGCATTTGCACACCTTGTGGCCTCTTTCTGAATGTAATGGAGTCTCTTCTTTCAGTCACACG ATGTCCCAGGATGCTCTGAATAAGAAGAAGGAGGATGAGAAGGCTACATCACCAGCCACGGTGCTCTGCCAGTTCAGTGGTCCCCTACACTTCAACACATCCAAAGTCTCCACAATGCTGCCTGCAGGAAcctctgctgctgtctccttCATTGTCAG GGCTGTCCAGAAGCTGAACTTGACCTCACGACGGAGGAAGCAGCGCTCTGACGACCGCTATCCAACCAACTTCAGTGCTCTTCTCCACAAGGCGCCTCCTCCTGTGCCCTCAAACCTCTTCCACAGTGCCAGCAAGGGCAGGGAGATTCCAGAGACAGGGAAG GTTAAAGTGATGTTGCGTGTCAGTCCGTTCCCCAGGGCAGACACGTCCCGGTCACAAGCTCTCAAACTGGACCTACGCAGGAGACAGGTCATAGTAGTAGAACCCACCAACAAAAGCAGACACGGGCGTTTGTCTGAGGGCACTGCATTCACCCCAAAGGCCTTCACCTTCGATGCTGCTTTTGGCCCCGGGTCTTCCCAG GCTGAGGTGTGCGAAAGGAGTTTGCTTGAGGTTCTTCAGTCTGTGGTCGCTGGATCTGATGGCTGCCTTCTGAGCTTTGGGCAAACCAAAGAAG GAATGTCTTACACAATGATTGGGCGGGATGATTGCACATCAAGTGCTGGAATAATCCCTTGTGCCATCTCTTGGCTTTTCAAGCTTCTTAACAAGAAGAAGGACAGAACATGGGCAAATATTTCAGTATCTGTGTCAGCTGTGGAAGTCTGTGGAGAGACCGAGGTCATCAGGGACTTGCTGGCTGATATTGAGTCAGGCGATCGCAAGGACACCCATAAGTCAAACGTTTGTCTCCAAGAGGACCCTATCTGTGGAATAAAG gtTTGCAACAACAGTGTGCTGAGCGCTCCTACggcagagagagcagctttcCTGCTTGATGCAGCTCTAGTGTCTCGGCGCACCGGCATGGCAGGACAAGGCGGGACATCCCTGCACAACTGTCACATGTTCTACACCCTTCATGTCTGCCAGAAACACATAGAGTGTAGCACCAAATCGGGAA TGTATGTGGACCAAAGCAAGCTAAGCCTAATTGACCTGGGTAGCTGTATGAGAGAGAGCAATAAGACCAATACAGCAGTGTGCCTTGTTGACCTTGGTAATGTCATTATGGCCAAGCTGAGTGGGCATAAACATCTCCCTAACAA GGGAAGCAAACTGGCCATGCTTATGCAAGAATGTCTGGGCAATGTCAACTGCTGCACCACAATTATAGCCCATATTTCCACGTCACATGAAGATGTCTCAGAGACTCTTTGCACCATTCAGATTGTCTCTCAGATTCGGAGATTACAAAAGAAGACCAGG AAATCTGCTTCCAGCTCACCTGGCGGAAGAAGCTTGggcaaagaaaggaaaatgaacaCTTCCCCCAGACTAAGAGCATTTCGGTCTACAGGTACATTAAATCGTGATTTCTCTCTGCCTAGCCTCTTCGATGACCCAGAAGAATGCTCTGGAAGTGACAAGTCATGTGATGCTGTTATCTGTGTGGATCCAAATGGGTGTGCCAATTTGGACCAAGAGGTCAATGCAAGTCAAGAGTTTTTGCCAATAATTCCGTCCTTGCAAAGGAGCAAGGGAGGCTTAAAAGTGTCTACCTCTACAAAGCACTGTGATCTCTTATGGCCAGCATCTCAAAACCCACGTGCAccaaaaatggaaacaaaaactCAGACCACTCAACAAAAATCATTAGGGTGTGGTATTCCTGACTTGGAGTGCCTCAAGTGTAACACCTTTGCGGAGCTGCAGAATCGATTGGTGTGCATAGATGGAATTGATGTGGCTGGTGTGAATTCTTGCAAGGAGCAGGCAGCTAATACTGTGATCATATCAGAACCTCTCTCAGGCAAAACCACTAAAATCCATACTGAACAACCAGAGATCCAAGGGTTtccaagaaaaaaagacattcatGACAAAGGATTAGGATATTCCATTCAGAGAAATACCCCAATGAAGAACACAGCGGAAAGACCTTATAGTCATATTAGTCAAACAAAAGCAGTTCCAAAGATTCTCCATGGTTCCTCAAGGCTTGTTAATAACTCTATAAAGTGTAAACAAACATCTGGACCTAGTGAAACTGAAACAATGCACATGACTCCTTCCTTACAGCCGCCAATAGAAGGACTGTCATCAGAAGACTCCACTCTGCCCCCTAAGGTTCGGATCTCTCCCCTAGGTAAAAGTTCCTCAACCTTGTCTGCTAGCCCTGCTTCTTTTCCTATCACTCTTAATGAAGTTCCCATGGAGAACCAAAAGGAAATGAAGGCCACAATCACTGTGACAGTTCAGCAGCCACTGGATCTGAATGGACATGATGAAGTTGTATATTCTGTGGTTGAGGAAGTGACAATCAGTGGGGCagttaataaaaacaaacatgcaaaaatagcTAATATTACTGACTCCAATTCTTCTAAGAGCTTGGCATCAGAATTGCAACCTGTGATGATTATCAGTAGTGTAGGAGGAGAACAGGCTGCAGCTGATTCTGAATCGCAACTTCAGTCtttagaaaaaatatataagacCTCAGGGTTATCTGAAGGCAAAGCCATTCCTTTGGCTCCAAACTTTGTTGTCAACCCACAGATTGACAACAACACTTCTCAGCTTGGTAATAGCTCAGAAGAGTCTCAGAATAAAATTCAGAATACCATGAAACATGTCTCGGAAGGACCCATTACCCAGTATGAGGTTTTAAATTTCAGAGAGCACTCATGTGAGATTAGACTAGATCAGAATGCTACTAAGCGAAAGTGTAACCAAGGTAACAGGCAAAATTCTAAAGAGAGCAGTGGCAGCTTCTCTCCAGTTAATCAGATGTTAGCAGATGGTTACAGGATAGAACCACAAAAAGATCCAGTTAGTAGTTGCTTTGCCCATGGCACAAGCAGTCCTACAAGAGGCTGGCTCAGTACAGAAAAACAGGATGACCACAAAGACTCCCTTCATACCTCAATGAAACGGGACAGGGAGTCCAAGTGTGGAAGCTCAAGAACAACACTCGAACGAAAACTGTGTCCCGTCAAACATGGTTTCATGGAATGGGCAGGAGAAAGAGACTCAAGCCCACCAGTGCAGAAACCAGATAAAAACAGCCCCaataagagaaacagaaaacccTTTATGACTTCATGCCTAGAGTTAGACCGACCCATCCCAGAcagtaaacacaacaaaaataccCCCAAATCCCCCGTTGAGGACAGCAGTAAGCTATTTAGTGCAAAACTTGAACAGTTAGCAAGCAGAAGCCGATCCCGGGGTAGATCACGTTTAGACTGCTTTGAATTCAGATTCGTTGAGCAGTGCACTAATGTTTGTAGTCAGGACTGTTCAGGAAGATTGGTGGGTGGTGGTACCTTACCAAGGGTCACCAAGAGACATTTTGAGCATGGCCATTACATGGCCTTGGGTTCTAAAGGAAATTTGGAGGGAAACTATGCTCAGGCCAAAGGTATGACCCCACTGGCTGAGAAGACCTATGAAGAGGACCTATCTCAGGCTAGCTGTAGTCTCAAGATAGTTCCAAGGTTTCACCCTATGCACAATGTTGTTGACAGTGATACACCCCAGCCTTCCAAACCAAGTCAGTCgaaaatgtcaaatgaaaaaaaaatgttgcccAGTCCCAAGATGTCAGGAACTATACCCAAGAATTCATGTGTATCTCCCAGATCTACCAGGCACTCAATTAATAGGAGCTCAAGCCTTTCTCCTGATGGATTCTCTGTGAAAAAAATCTCATGGTCCTCTCAGTCTTTATCTCGAAAGCAAGGGAAAGCTTCTATCTCTTCTAAAAATCCTGGCAGAGCCCTGAATGGAAGGGTTGAGCTACTTAGAACAGGTGGAGATTCTCTCCGCAACTCCAGCCAAAGTAGCTTGGACACTGATGACCCTGAAGAATCAAACGAAAAACTGAAATTGTTGACTCGCCCCTTACCTTCCCCATACAGTAGAATCACAGCCCCACGTAAACCGAGCCACTGCAGCGGGAATGTCAGTGACAACACCAGTGTTCTAAGCGGGGAGCTTCCCCCGGCCATGTGTAAGACTGCCTTGCTGTATCATCGCAACAGCACAGTCAGCAGCGGCTATGAGAGCTTGAGAAGGGACAGTGAGGCCATGTGCAGTAGCACATCAACACATGACTCCATCAGTGATCACAGCTTCTTCTTCAGCTCACCAAGAAGTTCCAAGAAAAGAAACAGTGCAG CATCTCATCAAAGACGTTCATCGCAGGATACCGTCCTTTCTGAAAGGAGGTCTGCAAGTGGGTCTAAAATCTGCTGGGTAGATCGGGGAACCTCAGAGTCATATGAAATCAAAGTCTATGAAATTGACAGCGTGGCTGGAttgaagaagagaggagaaacaggGAACAAG AGTGTGGTCTGTTTCAGTGCCAAGCTAAAATTCCTGGAGCACGAAGAGCAGAGGATTGTGGAGGTGAGGGCCAAGTACACCAACctaaagagagagatagaactagtCAAGCAGCATCTGATAGTGGATCCACTGAAAAGGACTC TTGACCTTTGGCAGACATTTGAAGGTGACTCCCTAGAGCAGGGAGAAGCATTGGAATTGGTGACCAAGTGGCTGGAGAGTTGA